ACGGTGCGGGGCAGATTGCTGGGTGATGGCACCACTCCACGCTACGCGTTGCGCAAAGGCCCCACGCGCTGAGCTTCAGTGAGCGAAGTGGCGGGCCCCGGTGAGGTACAACGTGACACCGGCGTTGGCCGCCGCCGCGGTCACCTCCTCGTCGCGCACGGAACCTCCGGGGTGCACTATCGCCTTCACCCCGGCGGCGGTCAGCGTTTCCAGCCCGTCGGGGAACGGGAAGAAGGCGTCCGAGGCGGCGACCGCGCCGCGGACCCGGTCGCCACCACGTTCGACGGCCAGCCGAGCGGCGTCGACCCGGTTCACCTGCCCCATGCCGACGCCGATGGTCGCGCCGCCGCCCGCGATCACGATGGCGTTCGACTTGACCGCCCGGCACGCCCGCCACGCGAAGACCAGGTCGCTCAGCGTCGCCGGGTCGGCCGGTGATCCCGTCGCCAGCGTCCAGTTGGCCGGGTTGTCGCCGTGCGCGTCGAACTCGTCACGTTGCTGGACCAGCAGCCCACCGCTGATCGGCCGCAGCTCGGTGCCTCCGGTCAGCGGCTCGGAGGCCACCAGGACCCGGATGTTCTTCTTGCGCGTCAGGGCTGTTAAAGCCTCCGGCGCGTACGCGGGCGCGACGATGACTTCGGTGAAGATGGTGCTCACGTATTCGGCCATCTCGAGGCTGACCTCGGTGTTGGTCGCGATGACGCCGCCGAAGGCGCTCAGCGGATCGCATTCGTGGGCCTTGCGGTGCGCGTCGGCCACCGATTCCGACGAGACGGCGATCCCACAGGGGTTGGCGTGCTTGATGATGGCGACGCAGATCTGTTCGTGGTCGAAGGCGGCCCGCCAGGCCGCGTCCGCGTCGGTGAAGTTGTTGTAGGACATCTCTTTTCCGTGCAGCTGCTCGGCTTGCGCCAGTCCCGGCCAGGCGCCGGGGTCGCTGTAGAGCGCCGCCTGCTGATGCGGGTTCTCGCCGTAGCGCAGCATCGTCGAGCGGCTCCAGCTGCGCCCCAGCCACTTGGGGAACGCCGTCGGCGGATGCTCGGGCGCCAGCGTCGACTCCATCCAGCCCGCCACGGCGATGTCGTATTCCGCGGTGTGCTGAAACGCCAGCGCGGCCAGCTTCTTGCGCTCGGCGAGCGTGAATCCGCCGTGGCGCACCGCGGCCAGCACGCCGTCATAGCCGCGCGGGTCGGTGATCACCGCCACGCTCGGGTGGTTCTTCGCGGCCGCGCGGACCATCGACGGCCCGCCGATGTCGATCTGCTCGACGCAGTCGTCGATGCTGGCGCCGGAATCAACGGTCTCGCTGAACGGATACAGGTTGACGACGACGAGTTCGAACGCCGCGATGCCGAGTTCCTCGAGCGCCGCGGCGTGCTCGCGTTTGCGAAGATCCGCCAGCAGGCCGGCATGCACCCGCGGGTGCAGCGTCTTGACCCGGCCGTCGAGCACCTCGGGAAAGCCGGTCAGCTCCTCCACCCGGGTGACCGGAATCCCTTTTTCGGCAATGGTCTTCGCGGTCGATCCGGTCGAGACGATCTCCACGCCCGCCTCCGCCAGTCCCCGGGCGAGTTCGACGAGTCCGGTCTTGTCGTAGACGCTGATCAACGCGCGGCGGATCGGCCTTTTCGCCGTCTCCGGCCAGTCGTCGGTGCTCATCGCTGGGTCGCCTTTCGTCCGATCGTCGCTGTTCTCCCGACCAGGGTCAGGCCGCCGGTCGCGATCTCGGCCACCACGTCCACCAGGAGCTTCCGTTCGGTGACCTTGATGCGTTCGTGCAGGGTCTCTACGCTGTCGCCGTCGAGCACCGGCACGGATTGCTGCGCCAGAATCGGCCCGGTGTCCGTGCCGGCGTCCACCAGGTGCACCGTACAACCTGTGACCTTGACGCCGTAGGCCAACGCGTCGGCCACCCCGTGTGCCCCCGGGAAGGCGGGCAACAATGCCGGATGCGTATTGATGATCCGCCCGTAGAACCGCGAAAGGAATTGGGGCCCAAGTATTTTCATAAACCCCGCCGACACCACCAGATCGGGCGAGTAAGCGGCGGCGGCTTCGGTGATGGCCGCGTCCCAGGCGGCGCGGTCGGGGTGGTCGCCGAGCCGGGCCATGAACGTCGGGACTGCCGCCCGCGCGGCGATCTCGGTGGCCAGGCAGTCGCGATCGGCGCCCACCGCCACCACCCGGGCGGGGTACTCGCCGACGGCGGCGTCGAGCAGGGAGCTCAGCAGCGACCCGGTACCCGATGCCAGCACCACTACCCGCGCCGGCGCACTCGGGGGCACATGGAGCGGTTCGGCCACAAGCAGAGAGCCTAGTGGGAGCTACTCGCCGGACTCGCGGTCGGTCGCGGTCGGCCCCGCCTCCTCGGGGGGTGGCGCGTCGCCGCCGTCGCTCACCGGCGCGTCGTGCCCGGGGAAGTCGTCCGGCTCGGCCGGCGGTTCGTCGTCTGGCCCGTCGGAGACCTCCGCAAAGTCCGCGGGTTCTTCCGCCGCGGCCGGCACGGGCTTGGGCCGCCGGGGCCTGGCCCTGACGCCGCCGCTCATCAATACCGTGATGCCGCCCACGACCGAGAACCAGAAGAACACCCCGATCAGCAGAGCGCCCTGGTCGACGCCGACGTCGCCGAAGTTGCCCAGCCGTCCGCTGCCGCCGTACGCGAGCAGGGACATCGCCAACGCCCCGGCGACGGAAGCGACCAGAAGCTTGGCCATCGCCGGGATCAGCGGCAGCGCGCGCCGGGCGCATTGTTGTCCGACCGCCACTCCGGACGACGCGCCGATGATGAGCAGCGCCACCCATACCGGCCCGAGCGGCGGTCGGGGGGCCGCGGCCAGGATCGGCAGCGCCGGAATGTCGCCGCCGAAGACGGTGAACGAACTGAAGGTCGCGAAGCCCAGGTGGGCGCTGGACCCGACCGCCATAGCCGAGGTGCCGACGATGACGTTGGGGGCGTAAAGCACCGACAGCACCGTCAGGCTGAACTGCCCGAATATCGAATCGGTGATCCCGTAGAGGTCCTGCATCGTCGCCCAATGCACCACCAACGAGGCCGCCGTGACCATGCCGGAGAGCCCGACCAACGCCAGCACACCGGCGGACGCCGCACGCAGCGCATCGCCCAGCCATAACGGCAGCGACGACGCCGCCAACGCCCGTCGTCCCACCCGGGACCACACACCGATGGCGGCGCCGACGGCGTGCACAACCAGCACGCTGGCGAACGCGCGCAGGGCGCTGGGCGTCTGCAGCTCGGTGATCACCGACGACGCGTCATGGATGACCGCCAGGGCGATCGCCGCGATCAGCAGGGGGCCGCCCAGCGCCGACGCGACAACCCAGCGGACCACCAGCCACGAGGAATACGCAGAGGTGGCCCGGGCCGTGCCGCGCGCGGTAGCCCAGATCATCAACAGCACCGGCAGCAACGGCAGCACGCCCAGCTCGCGGCCGCCGATCGAAATCGGCACCTGGTGCACGGCGAGCCACATGCTGGCGATTGCGCCCAGCGCCCCGGTCATGTCGCTGTTGGCGATCAGCAACTGCAGCAGCGTGACCGCGGCGATGATCACCAGGGCCACCAGCGCCGGGCCGAACGCGACCCGGACCAGGTCACGCGCCTGGCGAGCGCCCGCTGGCCGGCTGTCCGCGCCTTCCGACACCCTTTTCACTCTTTGGCGCACGTCCCGACTAGGCGCGAGGGCGCACGATCAGGACGGCGCTGGACCAGACGGCGACGAAGGCGGCTGCTGCTCCTGGCCGTAGGACTGCTGGCCCCCGGAGTAATTGGGCGCCGAACCCTCGGAGCCCGCACCGGCCGCGGGCGGCGGGCTGAAGCTGGGGAAGCCCGTGGGCGGTGTGGACGGTCCTTGCTGCGCGGCCTGCTGGGGCCCCGACTGCGGCGCGGACTGGGCGCCGAAACCGCCGGTCGAAACTGCGCTTTGGGTCGGGGCTTGGCTGGGATAACCGCCGTACTGCGAGCCGTACCCCGGGTGCTGCTGGCCCGGCTGACCGTAGTAGGGCTGCTGGCCGTACTGGCCGTATTGCCCGTA
This genomic interval from Mycobacterium sp. SMC-2 contains the following:
- the purN gene encoding phosphoribosylglycinamide formyltransferase; translation: MAEPLHVPPSAPARVVVLASGTGSLLSSLLDAAVGEYPARVVAVGADRDCLATEIAARAAVPTFMARLGDHPDRAAWDAAITEAAAAYSPDLVVSAGFMKILGPQFLSRFYGRIINTHPALLPAFPGAHGVADALAYGVKVTGCTVHLVDAGTDTGPILAQQSVPVLDGDSVETLHERIKVTERKLLVDVVAEIATGGLTLVGRTATIGRKATQR
- the purH gene encoding bifunctional phosphoribosylaminoimidazolecarboxamide formyltransferase/IMP cyclohydrolase, giving the protein MSTDDWPETAKRPIRRALISVYDKTGLVELARGLAEAGVEIVSTGSTAKTIAEKGIPVTRVEELTGFPEVLDGRVKTLHPRVHAGLLADLRKREHAAALEELGIAAFELVVVNLYPFSETVDSGASIDDCVEQIDIGGPSMVRAAAKNHPSVAVITDPRGYDGVLAAVRHGGFTLAERKKLAALAFQHTAEYDIAVAGWMESTLAPEHPPTAFPKWLGRSWSRSTMLRYGENPHQQAALYSDPGAWPGLAQAEQLHGKEMSYNNFTDADAAWRAAFDHEQICVAIIKHANPCGIAVSSESVADAHRKAHECDPLSAFGGVIATNTEVSLEMAEYVSTIFTEVIVAPAYAPEALTALTRKKNIRVLVASEPLTGGTELRPISGGLLVQQRDEFDAHGDNPANWTLATGSPADPATLSDLVFAWRACRAVKSNAIVIAGGGATIGVGMGQVNRVDAARLAVERGGDRVRGAVAASDAFFPFPDGLETLTAAGVKAIVHPGGSVRDEEVTAAAANAGVTLYLTGARHFAH
- a CDS encoding DUF6350 family protein, with amino-acid sequence MKRVSEGADSRPAGARQARDLVRVAFGPALVALVIIAAVTLLQLLIANSDMTGALGAIASMWLAVHQVPISIGGRELGVLPLLPVLLMIWATARGTARATSAYSSWLVVRWVVASALGGPLLIAAIALAVIHDASSVITELQTPSALRAFASVLVVHAVGAAIGVWSRVGRRALAASSLPLWLGDALRAASAGVLALVGLSGMVTAASLVVHWATMQDLYGITDSIFGQFSLTVLSVLYAPNVIVGTSAMAVGSSAHLGFATFSSFTVFGGDIPALPILAAAPRPPLGPVWVALLIIGASSGVAVGQQCARRALPLIPAMAKLLVASVAGALAMSLLAYGGSGRLGNFGDVGVDQGALLIGVFFWFSVVGGITVLMSGGVRARPRRPKPVPAAAEEPADFAEVSDGPDDEPPAEPDDFPGHDAPVSDGGDAPPPEEAGPTATDRESGE